The stretch of DNA TTTATATAGAAGATCATATTTATGAAGATAAAGTAGTAAAAATTAATTCTGATGGAACGATAACATTTGAGTCTTATCGTGAAAATCAGATTGTAGATTCTGATAAATCATTCGAAAAATTAGTAAATACGATTAGCTATGATATTCTTGAGAAGCAATAAAAAAAGCCTCAATAATTGAGGCTTAAAATTTTATTTTCGAAAGAATGCTAAAGCATTATCCATTGCCACTTGGAAATCTTCAGGCATTTCGTCTTTTGTCCAAGGATGAGCAGAACCAAACGAATGATTGGCATTTTCAATCAAATACAATTCGACTTTTTCATTCCAGCTTTTAATTAATAAAGCTTCATTCATTTTTACCGTTTCATCGGCTGAACCGTGAATGCACAGATAAGGCTTATCTAAATGTTTAATATTTTTTTCGATGCTTAGGCGCTCTTGGTTGTCGATGTAATTTTGATAAAATTGATAGTACAACGGCATCATTTGTTTGGTACGTGTATTCTCAAAATAATGTACACCTTCATTTTTCCAATGATCCAATGCAGGTTGAGGATATTTGAATCGGTTTAAATCGCAAATAGCTCCCAACGAAACAAATTTCTTCACACGATCATCTTCTAATCCTTTTAGAATAGTAATTCCTCCACCACGCGAATGTCCCATCAAATAAATTTCATCCGCATCAATTTCGTCTAAAGGAATTATTTCTCCATTGATTGTTTTAGAAATAATTATATCTAAATCATCCAATTCAGTAGTGTAGTTATTTTCTCCAAATGCATTTAGATCGGGAAAATCAATGGGTTGTTCAATTG from Faecalibacter sp. LW9 encodes:
- a CDS encoding alpha/beta hydrolase family protein codes for the protein MKVTKNNIYQGSRERQSVYDTFYEDNGIKKPVIIFSHGFKGFKDHGCFDLMAKYWAERNFAFIKFNFSYNGGTIEQPIDFPDLNAFGENNYTTELDDLDIIISKTINGEIIPLDEIDADEIYLMGHSRGGGITILKGLEDDRVKKFVSLGAICDLNRFKYPQPALDHWKNEGVHYFENTRTKQMMPLYYQFYQNYIDNQERLSIEKNIKHLDKPYLCIHGSADETVKMNEALLIKSWNEKVELYLIENANHSFGSAHPWTKDEMPEDFQVAMDNALAFFRK